A region from the Parvibaculum sp. genome encodes:
- a CDS encoding ParB N-terminal domain-containing protein yields the protein MRKKRSGVDDEGAGGIFSSRKHPSATTFKWERLRKDLAGAEREQPLGPYSVPLGDIRRDPVFQIRDGLDSRNLTRLAGVLRSGTRLDPIVIAALEAHEEHGGFETSLAIIDGHHRYNVHQMDGRQEIEAYVIRTTRRQARWLAAEANLRHGQPLKARGLRDVLKAYIHARRHINANGSLKSYRDIAEVLGAPKSSVFRWIREDHRAVAERMANEDAPKPEGGLQALKRRKDALAGARENLSSLFLAFDEATSWADRDELVGLLASALKELQARHEEEDELSARWGQVDDASMDGQDF from the coding sequence ATGAGAAAGAAGAGGTCGGGCGTTGATGACGAGGGAGCAGGCGGCATCTTCAGCTCACGGAAGCACCCAAGCGCAACGACGTTCAAGTGGGAGCGGCTCAGGAAGGACCTTGCTGGGGCCGAACGGGAGCAGCCGCTGGGACCCTACAGCGTGCCGCTCGGGGATATCCGACGCGACCCCGTGTTTCAGATCAGGGATGGCCTTGACTCGCGCAACCTGACGCGGCTGGCAGGAGTCCTGCGATCGGGCACACGGTTGGACCCAATTGTAATTGCGGCACTTGAAGCCCACGAGGAACATGGCGGCTTTGAGACCTCGCTTGCCATCATCGATGGCCATCACCGGTATAATGTCCATCAGATGGATGGTAGGCAGGAAATTGAGGCCTACGTTATCAGGACGACGCGGCGGCAGGCCAGATGGTTGGCGGCCGAAGCTAATCTCAGGCACGGGCAGCCCCTTAAAGCGCGAGGCCTGCGTGACGTACTGAAGGCCTACATCCACGCGCGCAGGCACATCAACGCGAATGGTTCGCTCAAGAGCTATCGCGACATCGCGGAGGTTCTAGGCGCCCCAAAGTCTAGTGTCTTTCGCTGGATACGGGAGGACCATCGTGCCGTCGCCGAGCGGATGGCGAATGAGGATGCGCCCAAACCCGAAGGTGGCCTACAGGCCCTGAAGCGTCGCAAGGACGCCCTTGCGGGAGCCCGAGAGAACTTATCGAGCCTCTTCCTGGCGTTCGATGAGGCAACCAGTTGGGCCGATCGGGATGAGCTCGTTGGGCTTCTAGCCAGCGCGTTGAAGGAGCTTCAGGCGCGCCATGAAGAGGAAGACGAACTCAGCGCTCGCTGGGGGCAGGTCGATGACGCGTCAATGGACGGCCAAGATTTCTAG